The following are encoded together in the Vigna angularis cultivar LongXiaoDou No.4 chromosome 9, ASM1680809v1, whole genome shotgun sequence genome:
- the LOC108318902 gene encoding DEAD-box ATP-dependent RNA helicase 31, whose product MHTKLLTQIRLLHPLLPMKPRTLPLLSRAFFFPPSKFLRSAPFKARAFSSRAHAHARDKLPVRPSKSLVDDEADLSDWVDDLRTGKVDRFSQRSSSDHDEDRKFRPPPRNNNRASTNLGKRRGEGLRMGRQNANARRKIQPRSDDDEEVVESGRKFKGGGVGAFISEDESEDEESDGSEEEEILNKSRTALFGQQNGLNRRTVEPTPRPSSTGGSDSYLSESRFDQCSVSQLSLKGVKDAGYEKMTVVQEATLPVILKGKDVLAKARTGTGKTVAFLLPSIEVVVKSPPSDRDHRRPPIFVLVICPTRELASQAAAEANKLLKYHPTIGVQVVIGGTRLALEQKRMQANPCQILVATPGRLRDHIENTAGFSTRLMGVKVLVLDEADHLLDMGFRKDIERVIAAVPKQRQTLMFSATVPEEVRQVCHIALRRDHEFINTVQEGTEETHSQVRQMHLVAPLDKHFPLLYVLLKDHIADDVDYKVLVFCTTAMVTRLVAELLGELNLNVREIHSRKPQSYRTRVSEEFRKSKGLILVTSDVSARGVDYPDVTLVLQVGLPADREQYIHRLGRTGRRGKEGQGILLLAPWEEFFLSTVKDLPIEKAPVVPSVDPDTKRKVEKALSHVDMKNKEAAYQAWLGYYNSNKKVGRDKYRLVELANEFSRSMGLDNPPAIAKLVLGKMGLRNIPGLRAK is encoded by the exons ATGCATACAAAGCTGTTAACCCAaattcgtcttcttcatccccttcttcccatGAAGCCTCgcactcttcctcttctctcgcGTGCCTTCTTCTTCCCTCCCTCCAAGTTTCTCCGAAGCGCACCTTTTAAAGCTCGCGCCTTTTCCTCCCGGGCCCACGCTCACGCCCGCGACAAGCTTCCGGTTCGCCCCTCCAAGAGCCTCGTAGACGACGAGGCTGACCTCAGCGACTGGGTCGATGATTTGCGGACCGGCAAGGTCGACCGCTTCTCCCAGCGGTCCAGCAGCGACCACGATGAAGACCGAAAATTCCGGCCGCCGCCGAGGAACAACAATAGGGCTTCCACCAATTTGGGGAAGAGGAGGGGCGAGGGTTTGCGGATGGGAAGGCAGAATGCGAACGCAAGGAGAAAGATTCAACCAAGGAGTGACGACGATGAGGAAGTGGTGGAGAGTGGAAGGAAGTTCAAAGGTGGTGGCGTTGGAGCGTTTATCAGCGAAGATGAAAGTGAAGATGAAGAGAGTGATGGGAGTGAGGAGGAGGAGATATTGAACAAGAGTAGAACCGCTTTGTTTGGTCAACAAAACGGTCTGAACCGGAGGACGGTTGAACCGACTCCTAGACCATCTTCTACTGGGGGTTCTGATTCTTATCTGAGTGAATCAAG ATTTGACCAATGTTCCGTCTCCCAGCTGTCACTTAAAGGAGTAAAGGATGCTGGATATGAGAAAATGACAGTTGTGCAAGAGGCTACTCTTCCAGTAATTCTCAAAG gtaaggatGTCCTTGCCAAGGCCAGGACAGGCACAGGAAAAACAGTAGCATTTTTG CTTCCATCAATTGAAGTTGTGGTGAAGTCACCTCCAAGTGATCGTGACCACAGGCGGCCACCAATTTTTGTTCTTGTCATATGCCCGACTCGAGAACTTGCAAGTCAGGCTGCCGCAGAGGCCAATAAACTGCTGAAGTATCATCCTACCATTGGTGTTCAAGTTGTGATTGGAGGCACAAGACTTGCTTTAGAACAGAAACGAATGCAAGCAAACCCTTGCCAG ATCCTTGTTGCTACTCCTGGAAGGCTTAGAGATCATATTGAAAATACTGCTGGTTTTTCAACTAGACTGATGGGTGTGAAGGTTTTGGTGCTTGATGAAGCTGATCATTTACTTGACATGGGATTTCGCAAAGACATTGAGAGGGTAATTGCTGCAGTCCCTAAACAACGACAAACTCTTATGTTTTCTGCCACAGTTCCAGAAGAG GTGCGTCAAGTTTGTCATATTGCTTTGAGAAGGGATCATGAATTTATCAATACAGTTCAAGAGGGTACTGAGGAGACACATTCACag GTCCGCCAGATGCATTTAGTTGCCCCATTGGACAAGCATTTCCCTTTACTATATGTTCTTCTGAAGGACCACATTGCAGATGATGTTGATTATAAG GTTCTTGTTTTCTGCACAACTGCTATGGTCACTAGACTTGTTGCTGAACTTCTTGGTGAGTTGAACTTGAATGTGAGAGAAATCCATTCAAGAAAGCCTCAGAGTTATAGAACCAGAGTCTCTGAGGAATTTCGGAAGTCAAAGGGTCTCATCCTGGTTACTTCAGATGTATCTGCTCGTGGAGTTGATTATCCAGATGTCACTCTTGTTCTACAG GTTGGTTTGCCCGCAGATAGAGAACAATATATACATCGCTTGGGTAGAACAGGCCGAAGAGGGAAAGAAGGGCAGGGCATACTGCTGCTGGCTCCTTGGGAAGAGTTCTTTTTATCTACTGTAAAAGATTTGCCTATTGAGAAAGCTCCCGTGGTGCCGTCAGTTGATCCTGATACTAAGAGAAAG GTAGAAAAAGCTCTATCCCATGTGGATATGAAGAACAAAGAAGCAGCATATCAGGCATGGCTTGGTTACTACAATTCGAACAAGAAAGTGGGGCGTGACAAGTATAGGCTAGTGGAGCTTGCAAACGAGTTTAGTCGAAGCATGGGGCTTGATAACCCTCCAGCTATTGCTAAGCTGGTCCTTGGCAAGATGGGCCTCAGGAATATCCCTGGTTTACGTGCCAAATAG
- the LOC108318882 gene encoding probable trehalose-phosphate phosphatase 3, which produces MGYLSQPSEHSNMKPISLAKMDDNEELCSYASWLEKHPSVLENFDKVMSVAEGKEIVVFLDYDGTLSPIVDDPDKAYMSDAMRAAVREVAYCFPTAIVSGRRKDKVYEFVKLRNVYYAGSHGMDISTPSGSSKCEDQKHQIKGVDEKGNHVVHFHPAKEFLPTIQEIIKVLKENTRRIKGSMIEDNMFCVTVHYRCVKNEEDISVLREMVESTMKSYSNFHISSGRKVMEIRPNVNWDKGCALMYLLDTLGFDNFNNVLPIYLGDDRTDEDAFKVIRHIGQGFPIVVSSIAKKTQASYSLRDPSDVLAFLIRLTRWKKNMLQKLK; this is translated from the exons ATGGGATACTTATCACAACCATCAGAACATTCAAACATGAAACCAATCTCACTTGCAAAGATGGACGACAATGAAGAATTATGTTCTTATGCTTCCTGGCTA GAAAAGCATCCTTCTGTCTTGGAGAATTTTGATAAAGTGATGAGCGTTGCTGAAGGGAAAGAGATTGTTGTGTTTTTGGACTATGATGGAACACTCTCACCGATTGTAGATGACCCTGATAAAGCTTACATGAGTGATGCT ATGCGTGCAGCTGTACGTGAAGTTGCTTATTGTTTTCCCACTGCCATTGTTAGTGGAAGGCGTAAGGATAAG GTGTATGAATTTGTGAAGTTAAGGAATGTTTACTATGCTGGAAGTCATGGTATGGATATATCAACTCCATCAGGGTCTTCAAAATGTGAAGATCAGAAGCATCAGATAAAGGGTGTTGATGAAAAG GGTAATCATGTTGTTCACTTTCATCCCGCAAAAGAATTTTTGCCAACCATTCAAGAG ATAATTAAGGTTTTGAAAGAAAACACAAGAAGAATAAAGGGCTCTATGATTGAGGATAACATGTTCTGTGTCACTGTACACTACCGGTGTGTGAAAAATGAAGAG GATATTAGTGTTCTGAGAGAAATGGTGGAGTCCACAATGAAATCTTACTCCAATTTCCACATATCAAGTGGAAGAAAG GTTATGGAGATACGTCCGAATGTAAACTGGGACAAAGGGTGTGCTCTTATGTATTTGCTTGACACTCTTGGCTTTGACAACTTCAACAATGTTCTTCCTATCTACCTCGGTGATGATAGAACTGATGAAGATGCTTTTAAG GTTATAAGACACATTGGACAAGGTTTTCCCATTGTTGTTTCTTCAATTGCAAAGAAGACTCAGGCTTCATATTCCTTGCGTGATCCTTCTGATGTGCTGGCTTTCTTGATTCGTTTAACAAGATGGAAGAAGAACATGTTACAAAAACTTAAGTAA